GCTTTGCTTAGATCCAGGTCGTAGCAGCATCGGCCGTCCGAAGCCAGCCATCAGGGAACGCAGCCGCCAATGCACGAGGGACGCACGCGGCACTGACGTAACGAACCACAATCATTATTTCCCTTATATTGACCAATGGccctaaatcgtcaatgtagcGCAAATAATTTttgtaatgtttaatattattagtcTTTTATAAACAGTTCTATTAAATACATATGTGCAATGTTCAAACCAAAAATGCCATTAACTTTCATACCATGGAACTCTTCTCCCTAATGTCTAGTAACCTTTTGGCTCAAATCAGAGAAATCATTTATATGTTTACATCTCTCTATTTATACATTATTAGCAttaggtatttttaacttttatatgGAATTCTCAGAGAAGTCACAAAAGTTATTTGTAAGGTAAAATGGTGCTAATGTTAGGCTTGACTAATGTGTGACACCAAAATAAGACTCATACACATTGTGAGAAtgtttttgttatatttttttatttgtaagcaaacatttatttataaaagttcattttttttaattactgccATTAGTAATTATAGTACTGCGATGGTAGGAGCATTATCAAAATTTATAAATGTTGCAGGGAAGTGTCACACAAATTATTTATATCACATAGATTGCCATAGCTTGCCtgcatctatttatttatcatttgaatatcatttttatatgatttatcgTTTTTGAGAGTATTTTGGAAGGAGTACTCAAAATAAATGATCTGCCATATTTTCGTCTTTTAATAATGACTGCGTTGTTAATCCAACCAATTATATTATGATGAAGGAAGTGGTGCGTAGAATAAGAATGGATTATGTGCCCAAAAGTATACTAACTCGAATGTACAGCTAATTTAATAAAGAGCTCTTAAACACAAAAAACGTGTATTCATTTTTAACTTTACAGTACTTTATTAACTAtctaaaacataacaaacaactaatgtttaaataatatgctACTCTAGGTACAAAAACATGGTTTGCATCAGTAAAAGATTATGTTACATCATTATTATCCTAAAGACCATTACAATTTGTGCATGATAGGTTTATTTCAATAGCCAAGAGTATCATTTCAGTAACACTTCTACTCTGATAGCATAAAAGCAAGGACATTATCATAAAAACCGGTTCTGGTAtagaaagaaattaattaaagaatgCAAATATCCAAGACCGATATCCACTTGTACTGTGTTTTTTGCTTATCTTGTATCCTTTACATATTGTTGCatttcatttttgttataataataaaattaatttcatatttgAACTGCCccaaattatttaaacaatatcaaTTATCAACAATGTCATTGTTGCAAACAGCAAAATATGCAATAATTATGCAATAATGTACCTTACCAAGAAGATTCTTGTTATTTGAAACATAGCTTTGATGCTATTTCTTTTCCTCGGTTTTTGGTTCTGCTGCAGTAAGCAAAGCACTCTTGATGCCGACTTTCTTCAGCTCCTCAACAAGTTCCCCTGACTGATGCATCTGCAGCATTATGTCACAGCCTCCGACAAACTCGCCATTGATAAAAACTTGTGGAATCGTAGGCCAACTTGAGTAATCTTTAATTCCTGAAAGTAAAGATAAAAAGAGGTTATAACTTTTTAGAGGACGGAATTTTAATAGTGATTTGCTACCACAGACAGTTTGGAAAGTGTTAAAGAACATAcactcaaaaaaaaatttttagaaGTATTGTAAAGACCAATTGCAAcaattttttatcaaatttaaGTCAAATCAAGTCTAAGACTGTGAAATTATAGTCAACAaacaactttaaaaataatgaaaactgCTTTTACCAATAAATATAATTGTGCGTGATGCACAAAGGATATTCCAATGAGACTAGTCAGAGTCTTGGGCCAAAGCTTGGCTTCCCAAGCTTCTTTGGCTTAATAGAAATTACTTGGTAAAAAAACTAACCTTGTCTAAGATTTTCGTCGGAAAGAACATCGTGACTGTCATAAGGAACTGCGTGCATTCTCATGATCTGTACAACCGCATTACTGAATCCACATCTAGGAGCATCAGGGACTCCTTTCATAAAAACAACAActttgttatttttcacaattttatcaattttttcttttgttgCAGCGTCGGCGAAGGGACGATAACTTAATTTTACAGCGTTATTGTAAATAGGCAAAATATTTCTTCTGAATAagttattcatttttattattcaaatcctAATTTATTTCGTAAGAAGCCCAAAAAAAACCTGTTTTTTTATTCGGAAAATTGGAGCTGTTATCCATCAATCAAATATAAATGACATGACACATGACAGCTTGACAGCCAGGCCAGCTGATAATAGTGTTGTGGT
This genomic stretch from Ostrinia nubilalis chromosome 14, ilOstNubi1.1, whole genome shotgun sequence harbors:
- the LOC135078038 gene encoding uncharacterized monothiol glutaredoxin ycf64-like, which encodes MNNLFRRNILPIYNNAVKLSYRPFADAATKEKIDKIVKNNKVVVFMKGVPDAPRCGFSNAVVQIMRMHAVPYDSHDVLSDENLRQGIKDYSSWPTIPQVFINGEFVGGCDIMLQMHQSGELVEELKKVGIKSALLTAAEPKTEEKK